The window TTATCAACATCTTCTTTTACAGCCTAAACAGGCATGTCTAATACTCTATTCAATATAACGCGAATCACTTACTTATATAAGGCACTCTGGTTATATAAGACACTAAACACTCCTCTTTGTTCACGTATCGAAGTAAATACGTTCAAAGAAAACATTTCAATATCCGCACCGTCATTTGGAGACATACGACATACCAAATATTATTTTTTCAGTAGCATGACGTGATCTCACCGACTCTCTGATGCCCTTTTCATGTACCCAAGAACAGAATCAGTTAAAATCTCGCTAAAGCAATGTTAATCAAATATAACAAGGAAGATATCTATGTCGCACTCCAACCACTTTGATGTAATCGTAATTGGTAGTGGCCCCGGAGGAGAAGGGGCAGCGATGGGATTAACCAAAGCCGGGTTGAACGTTGCTATCATTGAAAAAGAGAGCAGCGTTGGTGGTGGTTGTACCCACTGGGGGACTATTCCTTCCAAAGCACTGCGTCATGCCGTAAGTCGTATTATTGAATTCAACAGTAACCCTCTGTTTTGTCAGAACAATAAAAGTATCCACTCAACATTTTCCAATATTCTGGGGCATGCTAAATCGGTCATCGACAAACAGACTCGCTTGCGCCAAGGTTTCTACGATCGCAACCAATGCACGTTAGTCTTCGGTACTGCACGTTTTATCGATACCCACACGATCTCCGTAATGCAAAGCGACGGTACTGAAGAACACTACAGCGCAGACAAATTTGTTATCGCGACAGGTTCTCGTCCTTATCAGCCAGACAACGTCGACTTCATGCATGAACGTGTCTACGACAGCGATTCGATTCTTTCTCTTAAACACGATCCTCAGCACATCATCATCTATGGTGCTGGTGTTATCGGCTGTGAATATGCCTCTATATTTCGCGGTTTAGGCGTTAAAACCGATCTCATTAATACTCGCGATCGCCTGTTGTCCTTCTTAGATAACGAAACCTCAGATGCACTTTCTTACCACTTCTGGAACAGTGGCGTTGTTATTCGTAACGATGAGACCTTTGAGAAAATTGAAGGAACTGATGATGGTGTAATCATTCACCTAGAGTCAGGTAAAAAAATGCGTGCCGATTGCCTACTGTATGCCAATGGTCGAACGGGCAATACAGATAAACTGAACCTTGGTGCGGTTGGCTTAGAAGCGGACTCTCGTGGACAAGTATCAGTCAACAGCAACTACCAAACCAGTGTTGAACATGTTTACGCTGTCGGTGATGTGATTGGGTATCCTAGCCTAGCAAGTGCTGCTTATGACCAAGGTCGATTTGTGGCCCAAGCCGTGGTGAAAGGTGAAGCAGAAAGACACCTTATCGAAGACATCCCAACAGGTATCTACACCATTCCTGAGATCAGCTCTGTCGGTAAAACCGAGCAAGAGCTTACTGCAGCTAAAGTACCGTATGAAGTGGGACGTTCTTCATTCAAGCACTTAGCTCGCGCTCAAATTGCAGGTAAAGATATTGGTAGCTTGAAGATACTTTTCCATCGTGAAACTAAAGAGATTTTAGGTATCCACGTGTTTGGTGAACGTGCCGCTGAAATAATTCACATTGGTCAGGCGATCATGGAACAAAAAGGTGAAGCCAACACCATCGAATACTTTGTGAATACTACCTTTAACTATCCGACGATGGCCGAGGCGTATCGCGTCGCAGCGCTTAACGGACTTAACCGTTTGTTCTAAACAAAGAACCAATAGGACTATTTGACCACCTGTAGGCCAAATACATAAACAGCAAGCCATGAGCTTGCTGTTTTTATTTAAGACACTGAATTATTGCGTCATACCAGCATTAAAATCATGTCATTCTAAATGCTACTTTACCTGCACTGTCTCTATTTTTTGTTCCCTGAACTAAGCTAGCTAAGCGAGAAACTCACCTTTCTTCCACTGAGAAATAAATAAAACACCGAGACCGATGCCACGCATCGCCATAAAGCTCAACATTGCTAGCCACAGCGCATGGTTATCAAAAGCTGATGCTAAGTAGAAAATTACGAAGAAACTGCAGGTCGCAACAAACATACTATTGCGCATATCCTTGCCCTTGGTTGCCCCAACGAAAATACCATCCAGCAAGAAGCACCACATAGAAATGAGCGGCATCGCAATCAACCACGGTAGGTAAACTTCAGCCTGAGCCTTCACTGCTGGGATTGTGGTGATCATATTAATCAAGCTAGCCCCTGCAATCGCAAACACAATAGTAAGCACCAAGCAGATATTGAAACTCCAGAAGAAGGTGCCAATCAATGATTGGTTTAACTCGTATTTATCTTTCGCGCCAATCGCTTTACCCACCATGGCTTCCATAGCATAGGCAAAGCCATCCATCCCATAAGAGATAATCATCAAGAAGCTCATCAACACCGCATTTGCGGCCACAACATCATCACCAAAGCTTGCACCTTGGAAAGTCATAAAAGTAAAAGTCGCTTGTAGGCATAGTGACCGGAGAAATATATCGCGATTCAGTTTTACGAAACGACTCAAACCTTGGCTGGTTTTCTTAAGCAGATCCCATGGCGATGGTAACTGCTTCTTCACCCAGATTCGGTAAACACAAATCAGGCCAAATGTTAGACCGGCATAATCAGCCATTACAGATGCCAATGCTGCGCCTTCCACTTGCCACCCTAAACCTATAACAAAAACGATATCCAAAACGATATTGATGATATTGGTGATGATCACCATCCACATTGGCGCTTTAGCATTTTGGGTTCCGAGCAACCAACCTAAAATTACAAAGTTAGTTAGCGCAGCAGGTGCACTCCATGCTCGGATCGAGAAATATTGCTGACCATAGTGTTTCACTTGATCACTGGCACTACTCAGCGAGAAAACCGCATCCGCAACAAAGCTGTGTAATAGTAAAAAGACGCCTGCGAACCCTAAAGCCATGGTCACACCTTGCACGAAAACCAAGCCAAGCCGCTTGCCATCGTCAGCCCCATAAGACTGAGCGGCTAGCCCGGTCGTCGACATGCGTAAGAAACCGAGCAGCCAAAAGGTCACGCTGATCATTGTGCCACCCAGCGCCACACCACCTAAATACCAAGAATGTTCCAGATGACCGATAACCGCAGCATCGACTAAGCCCAACAGTGGAACCGTAATATTGGAAAGAACCATCGGGATCGCGAGCAACAGCACTTTTTTGTGCATCGCCTGATTGGATAACGTTTGAAAAATAGTTTGGGGATTAAATAACTTCACGATCACCTCTTAGATTAGAGGCGATAGTTTAACCTAGTGAATGGGCTTTCACTATGTTGTGGGGAGGTGCTTGCCTTTTATCGATAACGAATACCTATAACGAGGCAACTATTCAGATATCTGCCAACAAAACCGCTAGCACTACCACTTAACAAGCACTAACTGCGGCGTTAAACGCTTTTTGACCTGAGAGATTTTACAAAGAAGTCGCTGCCACAATTTCCAACGATTACACTGCTGGTCAAGTGGAGAAAACGCTTTTACCCACTGAGCCCATGGCAGCCAATTAAGGACGCTATCTATCGGAGAAGATAAGCCATGTGCGTATTTTCCAGAACCAAGCTTTTGCCCCAGAGCACTAGAGCTTTTATCTCCAGCTAACACTAAACACGCATGTGCGTGGGTAAAATAACGGCTCAAAGACTGAATAAAGTTCGCCGTCTGTTGTTCATTGCAATCCAGTAGAGCATGCTCACACACCACCATCACCGAAGCTTGTTCTGGAATATTAAGTTCATCCAACCAGGTCAGGTCATCCACCGATCCACACTCTAGACGGTAACGTTCATTCTTGTGAAACAGGCGTTGTCGCCAAAGTAGATTCTCGGTTACATCCAATTCAACCCAATGACAGCGGCCATTATCTAAACGATAGAAACGAGTATCGAGCCCAGCCCCAACATTGATGATCCAAGCATCTGGGTTGTGAGATAGAAATTGTTGAACTTGAGAGTCACAAAGTTGAGTCAGTGTTGCGTAA is drawn from Vibrio sp. SNU_ST1 and contains these coding sequences:
- the sthA gene encoding Si-specific NAD(P)(+) transhydrogenase is translated as MSHSNHFDVIVIGSGPGGEGAAMGLTKAGLNVAIIEKESSVGGGCTHWGTIPSKALRHAVSRIIEFNSNPLFCQNNKSIHSTFSNILGHAKSVIDKQTRLRQGFYDRNQCTLVFGTARFIDTHTISVMQSDGTEEHYSADKFVIATGSRPYQPDNVDFMHERVYDSDSILSLKHDPQHIIIYGAGVIGCEYASIFRGLGVKTDLINTRDRLLSFLDNETSDALSYHFWNSGVVIRNDETFEKIEGTDDGVIIHLESGKKMRADCLLYANGRTGNTDKLNLGAVGLEADSRGQVSVNSNYQTSVEHVYAVGDVIGYPSLASAAYDQGRFVAQAVVKGEAERHLIEDIPTGIYTIPEISSVGKTEQELTAAKVPYEVGRSSFKHLARAQIAGKDIGSLKILFHRETKEILGIHVFGERAAEIIHIGQAIMEQKGEANTIEYFVNTTFNYPTMAEAYRVAALNGLNRLF
- the dinF gene encoding MATE family efflux transporter DinF; amino-acid sequence: MKLFNPQTIFQTLSNQAMHKKVLLLAIPMVLSNITVPLLGLVDAAVIGHLEHSWYLGGVALGGTMISVTFWLLGFLRMSTTGLAAQSYGADDGKRLGLVFVQGVTMALGFAGVFLLLHSFVADAVFSLSSASDQVKHYGQQYFSIRAWSAPAALTNFVILGWLLGTQNAKAPMWMVIITNIINIVLDIVFVIGLGWQVEGAALASVMADYAGLTFGLICVYRIWVKKQLPSPWDLLKKTSQGLSRFVKLNRDIFLRSLCLQATFTFMTFQGASFGDDVVAANAVLMSFLMIISYGMDGFAYAMEAMVGKAIGAKDKYELNQSLIGTFFWSFNICLVLTIVFAIAGASLINMITTIPAVKAQAEVYLPWLIAMPLISMWCFLLDGIFVGATKGKDMRNSMFVATCSFFVIFYLASAFDNHALWLAMLSFMAMRGIGLGVLFISQWKKGEFLA
- a CDS encoding class I SAM-dependent methyltransferase, whose protein sequence is MPNPTKPQMKPLVPKLRSSDQKASSDRGSAHQEFQVPTNLVQHLWFRSRESLADDGLVYDPIAAQACKRCQLAPECLTGELDQQQLLYATLTQLCDSQVQQFLSHNPDAWIINVGAGLDTRFYRLDNGRCHWVELDVTENLLWRQRLFHKNERYRLECGSVDDLTWLDELNIPEQASVMVVCEHALLDCNEQQTANFIQSLSRYFTHAHACLVLAGDKSSSALGQKLGSGKYAHGLSSPIDSVLNWLPWAQWVKAFSPLDQQCNRWKLWQRLLCKISQVKKRLTPQLVLVKW